One region of Oryza sativa Japonica Group chromosome 10, ASM3414082v1 genomic DNA includes:
- the LOC4348760 gene encoding silicon efflux transporter LSI2-like yields MVLASTPKVVLGCVAFTIFWVLAVFPSVPFMPVGRTAGSLLGAMLMVLFRVMTPEEAYAAIDLPILGLLFGTMVVSIFLERADMFKYLGNMLSWKSRGSKDLLFRVCVVSAVASALFTNDTTCVVLTEFILKVARQNNLPPQPFLLALASSSNIGSAATPIGNPQNLVIAVESGITFGQFLLGVFPAMVVGILANTCILLCYFWRYLSADRDQLEGGGGAHGPEVVADEEVTSHRFTPARMSHASSVNDSDCISEPIRRSESMNRADALRSRSYNSEGDIQVAIRSLRASSLSREMVEVSTVCDRRDVVVDGGGGGGPRKITRSTSHQRSVIIEDAPEQHQHPAGLFDGEKDKDDEAIGKRRRWKVIVWKYAVYLTTLGMLAALLLGLNMSWTAITAALILLALDFTDAQACLEKVSYSLLIFFCGMFITVDGFNKTGIPNTLWELVEPYARIDSPKGVVLLAIVILVLSNVASNVPTVLLLGTRVAASAAAISPASEKKAWLILAWVSTVAGNLTLLGSAANLIVCEQARRAQFFGYNLTFWSHLRFGVPSTIIVTAIGLLIVMSY; encoded by the exons ATGGTGCTCGCGAGCACGCCGAAGGTGGTGCTGGGATGCGTGGCGTTCACGATCTTCTGGGTGCTGGCCGTGTTCCCGTCGGTGCCGTTCATGCCGGTGGGTCGCACGGCGGGGTCCCTCCTGGGCGCCATGCTGATGGTGCTCTTCCGCGTGATGACACCCGAGGAGGCGTACGCCGCCATCGACCTCCCCAtcctcggcctcctcttcgGCACCATGGTCGTCTCCATCTTCCTGGAGCGCGCCGACATGTTCAAGTACCTCGGCAACATGCTGTCGTGGAAGAGCCGCGGCAGCAAGGACCTCCTCTTCCGCGTCTgcgtcgtctccgccgtcgccagcgCGCTCTTCACCAACGACACCACCTGCGTCGTCCTCACCGAGTTCATCCTCAAGGTGGCGCGCCAGAACAACCTCCCGCCGCAGCCGTTCCTCCTCGCGCTCGCGTCGAGCTCCAACAtcgggtcggcggcgacgcccaTCGGCAACCCGCAGAAcctcgtcatcgccgtcgagaGCGGCATCACGTTCGGCCAGTTCCTCCTCGGCGTGTTCCCGGCGATGGTCGTCGGCATCCTCGCCAACACCTGCATCCTCCTCTGCTACTTCTGGAGGTACCTCTCCGCCGACCGCGACCAgctcgagggcggcggcggcgcgcatggtcccgaggtcgtcgccgacgaggaggtcACCTCGCACCGGTTCACCCCGGCGAGGATGTCCCACGCGTCGTCCGTCAACGACAGCGACTGCATCAGCGAGCCCATCCGCCGGAGCGAGAGCATGAACCGCGCCGACGCGCTCCGCAGCCGGAGCTACAACTCCGAGGGCGACATCCAGGTCGCCATCCGCTCGCTCCGGGCGTCGAGCCTGTCGCGCGAGATGGTGGAGGTGTCCACCGTCTGCGACCgccgcgacgtcgtcgtcgacggcggcggcggcggcgggccgcgcAAGATCACCAGGTCGACGAGCCACCAGCGGAGCGTCATCATCGAGGACGCGCCGGAGCAGCACCAGCATCCGGCCGGCCTTTTCGACGGCGAGAAGGACAAGGACGACGAGGCGatcggcaagcggcggcggtggaaggtGATCGTGTGGAAGTACGCCGTCTACCTCACCACCCTCGGCAtgctcgccgccctcctcctcggcctcaaCATGTCGTGGACCGCCATTACCGCCGCCCTCATCCTCCTCGCCCTCGACTTCACTGACGCCCAAGCTTGCCTCGAGAAG GTGTCATACTCGCTGCTGATCTTCTTCTGCGGGATGTTCATCACGGTGGATGGATTCAACAAGACTGGAATTCCAAACACTCTCTGGGAGCTCGTCGAGCCGTATGCGAGAATCGATAGCCCGAAAGGCGTCGTTCTTCTCGCGATCGTCATCCTTGTTCTGTCAAATGTGGCATCAAATGTTCCAACAG TTCTACTGCTGGGCACAAGAGTGGCAGCATCAGCCGCAGCGATCTCCCCTGCATCGGAGAAGAAAGCCTGGCTGATCCTGGCCTGGGTGAGCACGGTGGCCGGCAACCTGACCCTCCTCGGCTCAGCCGCGAACCTGATCGTCTGCGAGCAGGCGAGGCGCGCGCAGTTCTTCGGGTACAACCTCACCTTCTGGAGCCACCTCCGCTTCGGCGTGCCGTCGACGATCATCGTCACCGCCATCGGCCTTCTCATCGTCATGAGCTACTGA